In Thioclava sp. GXIMD2076, one DNA window encodes the following:
- the recJ gene encoding single-stranded-DNA-specific exonuclease RecJ: MSAFLNVEQSLTNRHWVGPGPESDRLTEAMVQETRLPHPLARILVARGVPPMEAASFLEPTLRDLLPDPREMLDMEKASTRFLAAVKRRERIAIFADYDVDGGSSAALLMVWLKQMGVPPTLYIPDRIDEGYGPNVPAMEALARDHDLIVCVDCGTLSHEPVAAARGADVIILDHHLGGETLPDCVACVNPNRQDETKDLAHLCAASVVFLMLVDVNRLMRSESLKGPDLIAMLDLVALATVADVAPLIGCNRALVRQGLKVMGRRDRVGLRALADVARMDQAPNAYHLGFLLGPRINAGGRIGAADLGARLLSTDDTAEAEALAARLDQLNTDRRDIENRVREAALKQAEERGLDAPLVWAAGEGWHPGVVGIVAARLKEATNRPAVVIGLDQGIGKGSARSVNGVDLGASIQRVAAEGLLLKGGGHKMAAGLTVEEGKLEAAMERLAELLAKQGAGTGGPRDLRIDTLLMPGAVTTDLIEQIEQAGPFGQGAPAPRFAFPAMEITGARQVGESHLRFSFGDGLGQKRDAIAFGAFDSAIGPALAKPGATRFHLAGRLEINSWGGRNKVQLRLEDASPAVETL; encoded by the coding sequence ATGAGTGCCTTTCTGAATGTCGAACAATCGCTGACCAATCGCCATTGGGTGGGCCCCGGCCCCGAATCCGATCGGTTGACCGAAGCCATGGTGCAGGAAACCCGCCTGCCCCATCCCCTCGCCCGCATCCTCGTGGCGCGCGGCGTGCCGCCGATGGAGGCGGCAAGCTTCCTCGAGCCGACCTTACGCGACCTGCTGCCCGATCCGCGCGAGATGCTGGATATGGAGAAAGCCTCGACCCGGTTTCTGGCCGCGGTCAAACGCCGCGAGCGGATCGCGATCTTTGCCGATTACGATGTTGATGGCGGGTCTTCTGCCGCGCTCCTGATGGTCTGGCTCAAGCAGATGGGGGTACCCCCCACGCTCTATATCCCCGACCGGATCGACGAGGGCTATGGCCCCAATGTCCCCGCGATGGAGGCCCTTGCACGGGATCACGACCTAATCGTCTGCGTCGATTGCGGCACGCTCTCGCACGAGCCGGTGGCGGCGGCCAGGGGCGCGGATGTAATTATCCTCGATCACCATCTGGGCGGCGAGACCCTGCCCGATTGCGTGGCCTGCGTAAACCCCAACCGGCAGGACGAGACAAAGGACCTCGCGCATCTCTGCGCCGCCTCCGTGGTCTTCCTGATGCTGGTCGATGTGAACCGCCTGATGCGGAGCGAGAGCCTCAAGGGCCCGGACCTCATCGCCATGCTGGATCTGGTGGCGCTGGCCACGGTGGCCGATGTGGCTCCGCTCATTGGTTGCAATCGCGCGCTGGTGCGCCAAGGCCTGAAGGTCATGGGGCGGCGCGACCGCGTGGGGCTGCGCGCGCTGGCCGATGTGGCACGGATGGATCAGGCCCCCAATGCCTATCATCTGGGCTTCCTTCTGGGGCCGCGGATCAATGCGGGCGGACGGATCGGCGCCGCCGATCTGGGCGCGCGGCTTCTATCAACCGATGATACCGCCGAGGCGGAGGCGCTGGCCGCCCGCCTTGACCAGCTTAATACCGACCGCCGCGATATCGAGAACCGCGTGCGCGAAGCCGCCCTGAAACAGGCCGAGGAACGCGGCCTCGATGCGCCTCTGGTCTGGGCTGCGGGCGAAGGCTGGCATCCGGGTGTGGTGGGGATCGTCGCCGCCCGCCTCAAGGAGGCCACCAACCGCCCCGCCGTGGTGATCGGGCTCGATCAGGGGATCGGCAAGGGCTCGGCGCGCTCGGTCAATGGTGTGGATCTGGGGGCTTCGATCCAACGTGTGGCCGCCGAGGGGCTTTTGCTGAAAGGGGGTGGCCACAAGATGGCTGCCGGCCTGACGGTCGAGGAAGGCAAGCTGGAGGCCGCGATGGAGCGTCTGGCGGAATTGCTGGCCAAACAGGGCGCAGGCACCGGTGGTCCGCGCGATCTGCGCATCGACACGCTCCTGATGCCGGGCGCGGTCACCACCGATCTGATCGAGCAGATCGAACAGGCCGGCCCCTTTGGTCAGGGCGCGCCCGCGCCACGCTTCGCCTTCCCCGCAATGGAGATCACGGGCGCGCGTCAGGTGGGCGAGTCGCATCTGCGATTCTCCTTTGGTGACGGGCTCGGCCAGAAACGCGATGCCATCGCCTTCGGGGCCTTCGACAGCGCCATCGGTCCGGCCCTCGCCAAACCGGGGGCCACGCGATTCCACTTGGCAGGACGGTTGGAAATCAACTCGTGGGGCGGCCGCAACAAGGTCCAATTGCGGCTCGAGGATGCGTCTCCGGCTGTCGAAACCCTTTGA
- the rlmF gene encoding 23S rRNA (adenine(1618)-N(6))-methyltransferase RlmF: protein MASKPLLHPRNQHRDGYDFARLLADSPDLAGFTTLNPSGGTTIDFKDAKAVRALNRALLKTHYGIDDWDIPETYLCPPIPGRVDYIHYLADLLAEADRGRIPRGPGIRALDIGTGASLVYPLTGLREYGWSFTGADIDPVSIASAQAICERNALPIELRQQPDAENIFKGLLTADDLFHVTLCNPPFHASMEEAQKGTERKWRNLGHGKSKALNFGGQNAELWCEGGEIGFLSTMITQSRIYAEQCLWFTSLVSKKYNLRVLERLLRDARVDEMRMVEMAQGQKTSRFIAWTYYPRRQRSL from the coding sequence ATGGCCAGCAAACCCCTGCTCCACCCCCGCAACCAGCATCGGGACGGCTATGATTTTGCGCGCCTTCTGGCGGACAGCCCCGATCTGGCCGGTTTCACCACGCTCAACCCCTCGGGCGGCACCACCATCGATTTCAAGGATGCCAAAGCGGTCCGCGCCCTCAACCGCGCATTACTGAAGACGCATTACGGCATCGACGACTGGGACATCCCCGAAACCTATCTCTGCCCGCCCATTCCCGGTCGTGTCGATTACATCCATTATCTGGCTGATCTTCTGGCAGAGGCCGATCGGGGCCGCATCCCGCGCGGGCCGGGTATCCGTGCGCTCGATATCGGGACGGGCGCGAGCCTCGTCTACCCGCTGACAGGGCTGCGCGAATATGGCTGGAGCTTCACGGGCGCCGATATCGACCCCGTCTCCATCGCCTCGGCGCAGGCAATCTGCGAGCGGAACGCGCTGCCGATCGAGCTGAGACAGCAGCCCGACGCCGAAAATATCTTCAAGGGCCTCCTCACTGCCGATGATCTTTTCCACGTCACACTCTGCAACCCCCCCTTCCATGCCTCGATGGAGGAGGCGCAAAAGGGCACCGAGCGCAAATGGCGCAATCTCGGCCACGGAAAGTCGAAGGCGCTGAATTTTGGCGGGCAGAATGCCGAGCTATGGTGCGAGGGCGGCGAGATCGGGTTTCTCTCGACGATGATCACCCAAAGCCGGATCTATGCCGAGCAATGCCTGTGGTTCACCTCGCTCGTCTCCAAGAAGTACAATCTGCGCGTGCTCGAGCGGCTGCTGCGTGACGCGAGGGTGGACGAGATGCGCATGGTCGAAATGGCGCAGGGCCAGAAGACCAGCCGCTTCATCGCATGGACCTATTATCCCCGACGCCAGCGCAGCCTGTAA
- a CDS encoding 50S ribosomal protein L25/general stress protein Ctc has protein sequence MAKEIETIEAVVRSGTGKGAARAARREGKVPAIVYGDGKEPLALNLEFNPLLTRLRKGRFLSTLFNLKVEGQEDVRVICRGVQKDVVKDLPTHVDFMRTHRNSRIALFVHVEFENHEAAPGLKRGGVLTVVRQEVELEVLAGDIPEQIVVDLTGRKIGDVIHISDVTLPNGAKPTIERDFVIANIAAPKGLAGGDDEEAEGEAAAE, from the coding sequence ATGGCAAAAGAGATCGAAACGATCGAAGCCGTCGTGCGTTCGGGGACGGGCAAGGGGGCCGCTCGCGCAGCACGTCGTGAGGGCAAAGTACCTGCAATCGTTTATGGCGACGGCAAAGAACCGCTGGCACTGAACCTCGAGTTCAACCCGCTTCTGACCCGTCTGCGCAAAGGCCGCTTCCTGTCGACCCTGTTCAACCTGAAGGTCGAAGGTCAGGAAGACGTCCGCGTGATCTGCCGCGGCGTTCAAAAAGACGTCGTCAAGGACCTGCCGACCCACGTCGACTTCATGCGTACCCACCGCAACTCGCGCATCGCACTCTTCGTGCATGTCGAGTTCGAGAACCACGAAGCCGCACCGGGCCTCAAGCGCGGTGGCGTTCTGACCGTCGTGCGTCAGGAAGTCGAGCTGGAAGTTCTGGCGGGTGATATTCCGGAGCAGATCGTTGTCGACCTGACCGGTCGCAAGATCGGCGACGTGATCCACATCTCCGACGTGACGCTGCCCAATGGCGCGAAACCGACCATCGAGCGTGACTTCGTCATCGCGAACATCGCAGCGCCCAAGGGCCTTGCCGGTGGCGACGACGAGGAAGCCGAAGGCGAAGCAGCAGCCGAATAA
- the pth gene encoding aminoacyl-tRNA hydrolase yields the protein MQLWVGLGNPGAKYAATRHNIGFMALDRIADDHGFGPWKSKFQGQISEGRLGSERIVLLKPETFMNNSGQSVRAAADFYKFTVADLTVFHDELDLAPGKCRLKQGGGHAGHNGLRSIHAHLAPEYQRVRLGIGHPGHKDRVAGYVLADFAKAEQEMLDDLMRGLSDGAAALAAGDRQKFLNAVSLRTAPPRSSTGNHPEKAQTAKTQTERPAKPAPDPEDSRSPLEKLKDKFGK from the coding sequence ATGCAACTCTGGGTGGGCCTCGGCAATCCGGGCGCGAAATATGCGGCAACGCGGCACAATATCGGCTTTATGGCGCTGGACCGGATTGCCGATGATCACGGTTTCGGCCCGTGGAAATCGAAGTTCCAGGGCCAGATCAGCGAAGGGCGGCTGGGCTCGGAACGCATCGTGCTCCTCAAGCCAGAGACCTTCATGAACAATTCCGGCCAATCGGTGCGGGCGGCGGCGGATTTCTACAAATTCACCGTGGCGGATCTGACCGTCTTCCATGACGAGCTGGATCTGGCGCCGGGCAAGTGCCGCCTGAAACAGGGCGGCGGCCATGCGGGCCATAACGGGCTGCGCTCGATCCATGCGCATCTGGCGCCCGAGTATCAGCGCGTGCGGCTCGGCATCGGCCATCCGGGTCATAAGGACCGCGTGGCGGGCTATGTGCTGGCCGATTTTGCCAAGGCCGAGCAGGAGATGCTGGATGATCTGATGCGCGGCCTCTCGGACGGGGCGGCGGCACTGGCGGCGGGCGACCGGCAGAAATTCCTCAATGCCGTCAGCCTGCGCACGGCCCCGCCGCGCAGCTCGACCGGAAATCACCCCGAAAAGGCCCAGACCGCAAAGACCCAGACCGAACGTCCTGCCAAACCAGCGCCGGATCCGGAAGACTCCCGCTCGCCGCTGGAGAAGCTGAAAGACAAGTTCGGGAAATGA
- a CDS encoding rhodanese-like domain-containing protein: protein MNAVLSRPPVASADIVTLLERQCALHTDCSDVHAAMSGGDAGFVLIHAMGTPATYARRHIPDAVFMPHRTISAEALASYPQDTLFVVYCSGPHCNAAEQAALAFARLRRPVKIMLGGLMGWEYEGFAFAGEAALA, encoded by the coding sequence ATGAATGCAGTCCTGTCCCGCCCGCCCGTCGCTTCCGCCGATATCGTGACCCTTCTCGAGCGCCAATGCGCCCTGCATACCGATTGTTCGGATGTCCATGCCGCCATGTCCGGCGGGGATGCGGGGTTTGTGCTGATCCATGCGATGGGCACGCCCGCCACCTATGCGCGCCGCCATATCCCTGATGCCGTGTTCATGCCGCACCGGACCATCTCGGCCGAGGCTCTGGCCTCCTATCCGCAGGACACGCTCTTCGTGGTCTATTGCTCCGGCCCCCATTGCAACGCGGCCGAGCAGGCGGCGCTCGCCTTCGCACGGCTCCGTCGGCCGGTGAAGATCATGCTGGGCGGGCTGATGGGCTGGGAGTATGAGGGGTTCGCCTTCGCGGGCGAGGCGGCTCTGGCCTGA
- a CDS encoding alpha-hydroxy acid oxidase: MAVITCIDDLKRLHKRRTPKMFYDYAESGSYTEQTFRENTSDFEKIRLRQKVAVDMEGRSSATKMIGRDVTMPVALAPVGLTGMQRADGEIKAARAAEKAGVPFTLSTMSICSIEDVAAHTTDPFWFQLYVMKDEEFVDATLERAKKAGCSALVLTLDLQILGQRHKDLKNGLTAPPKLTLPVLMDMATKWQWGMEMLQTKRRFFGNIVGHAKGVGDASSLSSWTAEQFDPKLDWSKIARIRDQWGGKLILKGILDEDDARLARDFGADAMIVSNHGGRQLDGALSAIRMLPRIREAVGPGMEIFMDSGIRSGQDVLKALALGADATFIGRAFIHGLGALGEEGVTKALDIIRKELDITMALCGEKDVHDLGRHNLLLPRGFMEEYV; this comes from the coding sequence ATGGCCGTTATCACCTGCATCGACGATCTCAAGCGCCTTCATAAGCGCCGCACGCCGAAGATGTTCTATGATTATGCCGAGAGTGGCTCCTATACGGAACAGACCTTCCGCGAGAATACCAGCGATTTCGAGAAGATCCGTCTGCGCCAGAAAGTGGCCGTGGATATGGAGGGGCGCTCGAGCGCGACCAAGATGATCGGGCGCGATGTGACCATGCCGGTGGCGCTGGCGCCCGTGGGCCTGACAGGGATGCAGCGCGCCGATGGCGAGATCAAGGCGGCGCGGGCGGCCGAGAAGGCCGGTGTGCCCTTCACGCTCTCGACCATGTCGATCTGTTCGATCGAGGATGTGGCCGCCCATACGACCGATCCGTTCTGGTTCCAGCTCTATGTGATGAAGGACGAGGAGTTCGTCGATGCCACGTTGGAACGTGCGAAGAAGGCGGGATGCTCAGCACTGGTGCTGACGCTCGATCTGCAAATCCTCGGCCAGCGGCATAAGGATCTCAAGAACGGGCTGACCGCCCCGCCCAAGCTAACCCTGCCGGTGTTGATGGATATGGCGACCAAATGGCAATGGGGGATGGAGATGCTACAGACCAAGCGGCGCTTCTTCGGCAATATCGTGGGTCACGCGAAGGGCGTGGGCGATGCTTCGAGCCTGAGCAGCTGGACCGCCGAGCAATTCGACCCCAAGCTCGACTGGTCGAAGATCGCCCGTATCCGCGACCAATGGGGCGGCAAGCTGATCCTGAAGGGGATACTCGACGAGGATGATGCGCGTCTGGCCCGTGACTTCGGTGCCGATGCGATGATCGTGTCGAACCATGGCGGACGACAGCTTGACGGGGCGCTGAGCGCCATCCGCATGCTGCCGCGCATCCGCGAGGCAGTTGGACCCGGAATGGAGATTTTCATGGATAGCGGGATCCGCTCGGGGCAGGATGTGCTCAAGGCCCTGGCACTCGGGGCAGATGCGACCTTTATCGGGCGCGCTTTCATCCATGGCCTGGGGGCTCTGGGCGAGGAAGGCGTGACCAAAGCACTCGACATCATCCGCAAGGAGCTGGATATCACCATGGCGCTCTGCGGCGAGAAAGACGTGCACGATCTGGGCCGTCACAATCTTCTGCTGCCCCGCGGGTTCATGGAAGAATACGTCTGA
- the trpA gene encoding tryptophan synthase subunit alpha: METTRIDAKFAALKAEGKKAFVAYIMGGDPDVERSLDVMKALPGAGVDIIELGMPFTDPMADGSTIQLAGQRALDGGMTLQKTLDMAAEFRKTDTVTPIVMMGYYNPIYSRGVDRFLADAKAAGIDGLIVVDLPPEEDSELCLPAQAAGINFIRLATPTTDAKRLPKVLQNTSGFVYYVSVTGITGGAAAQAADVAPEVARIKASTDLPVIVGFGINTPEAAREIAAIADGCVVGSAIVKQVAEGKPAAEVAEFVASLAGGAHSA; this comes from the coding sequence ATGGAAACCACCCGCATCGACGCAAAATTCGCAGCGCTCAAGGCCGAAGGTAAAAAGGCCTTTGTCGCCTATATCATGGGTGGCGATCCCGATGTGGAACGCTCGCTCGATGTGATGAAGGCGCTGCCGGGTGCGGGCGTGGATATCATCGAACTGGGCATGCCCTTCACCGATCCGATGGCCGATGGCTCGACCATCCAGCTTGCAGGACAGCGCGCGCTCGATGGCGGCATGACACTGCAGAAGACGCTGGATATGGCCGCCGAGTTCCGCAAGACCGACACTGTGACCCCGATCGTGATGATGGGCTATTACAACCCGATCTATTCGCGCGGTGTGGACAGGTTCCTGGCGGATGCGAAAGCCGCCGGGATCGACGGGCTGATCGTGGTGGATCTGCCGCCCGAGGAAGATAGCGAGCTGTGCCTTCCGGCGCAGGCGGCAGGGATCAACTTTATCCGGCTGGCAACCCCCACCACCGATGCGAAACGCCTGCCCAAGGTGCTGCAGAACACCTCCGGTTTCGTCTATTATGTCTCGGTGACGGGCATCACCGGAGGCGCTGCCGCGCAGGCTGCGGATGTGGCGCCCGAAGTGGCACGGATCAAGGCATCGACCGATCTGCCAGTGATCGTTGGCTTCGGGATCAACACTCCGGAGGCCGCGCGCGAGATCGCCGCGATTGCCGATGGCTGTGTCGTGGGCTCGGCCATCGTGAAACAGGTCGCCGAGGGCAAGCCCGCAGCCGAGGTTGCGGAATTTGTGGCCTCTCTGGCGGGCGGCGCGCATTCGGCCTGA
- the ychF gene encoding redox-regulated ATPase YchF — translation MGFKMGIVGLPNVGKSTLFNALTKTAAAQAANFPFCTIEPNVGDVAVPDPRLEKLASIAGSKEIIPTRMTFVDIAGLVKGASKGEGLGNQFLANIRETDAIAQVLRCFEDDDVTHVDGRIDPVADAETIETELMIADLESVEKRLANLVRKIRGGDKDAKEQERLLLAAKEALEAGRPARTVQISDEDQKAWRMLQLLTSKPILYVCNVEESSASTGNSLSAKVAEMAAAQGAGTVVISAKIEEEISQLDAEEAEMFLGEMGLEEAGLDRLIRAGYELLGLQTYFTVGPKEARAWTIPQGTLAPQAAGVIHGDFERGFIRAETVAYDDYVAGNGEAGAKEAGKFRVEGKTYEVKDGDVLHFLFNA, via the coding sequence ATGGGCTTTAAGATGGGTATCGTGGGTCTGCCGAATGTCGGCAAGTCGACCCTGTTCAACGCGCTGACCAAAACGGCAGCGGCGCAGGCTGCAAACTTCCCGTTTTGCACGATCGAACCGAATGTGGGGGATGTGGCCGTGCCCGACCCGCGTCTGGAAAAACTGGCCAGCATCGCAGGGTCCAAGGAGATCATCCCGACCCGCATGACCTTCGTCGATATTGCCGGTCTGGTGAAGGGCGCGTCCAAGGGTGAAGGTCTGGGCAACCAGTTCCTCGCCAATATCCGCGAGACCGATGCCATCGCGCAGGTGCTGCGCTGCTTCGAGGATGATGACGTCACCCATGTCGATGGCCGTATCGATCCGGTGGCCGATGCCGAGACCATCGAGACCGAGCTGATGATCGCCGATCTGGAATCGGTAGAGAAGCGTCTGGCCAATCTCGTGCGCAAGATCCGTGGTGGTGACAAGGACGCCAAAGAGCAGGAGAGGCTGCTACTGGCCGCGAAAGAGGCGCTCGAGGCGGGCCGTCCGGCCCGCACCGTGCAGATCTCGGACGAGGACCAGAAAGCATGGCGCATGCTGCAACTGCTGACCTCGAAGCCGATCCTCTATGTCTGCAATGTCGAGGAAAGCTCGGCCTCGACCGGCAATTCGCTCTCGGCCAAAGTGGCCGAGATGGCCGCGGCACAGGGCGCGGGCACGGTGGTGATCTCGGCCAAAATCGAGGAAGAGATCAGCCAGCTCGACGCCGAGGAAGCCGAAATGTTCCTTGGCGAGATGGGGCTCGAGGAGGCCGGTCTCGACCGTCTGATCCGTGCGGGCTACGAGCTTTTGGGTCTGCAGACCTATTTCACAGTGGGCCCCAAAGAGGCGCGTGCGTGGACCATCCCGCAGGGCACTCTGGCCCCGCAGGCCGCAGGTGTCATCCATGGTGATTTCGAGCGTGGTTTCATCCGTGCCGAGACCGTCGCCTATGACGACTATGTCGCGGGCAACGGCGAGGCCGGTGCCAAGGAAGCGGGCAAGTTCCGCGTGGAAGGCAAGACCTACGAGGTCAAAGACGGCGACGTCCTGCACTTCCTGTTCAACGCCTGA
- the ftrA gene encoding transcriptional regulator FtrA gives MTTPDNILPFISLRPIPNNLVVALIYDGLCTFEFGVTAEIFGLPRPEMGPDWYRFRTAAVEPGPLRAHGGLMVSTDGGLELLDDAGLIVIPGWKGVNTPASPELVAALIAAHARGARIATICSGAYILAQTGLLDGHSATTHWRYADDFAARFPQVTMRADNLYTDDAPLYTSAGSAAGLDLGLHIVRQDFGPEAANSVARRLVIASHRDGGQNQFLPRPVPRATEADKIAPLLDRLRQNLHHTPTIAALAKSCAMSQRTFLRRFEEATGTTPIRFLIEERLQLAAHLLERPEAGMEEIAAQCGFASSALLRHHFRKRYGLPPAAWRQRFGQAQGS, from the coding sequence ATGACAACGCCAGATAATATCCTGCCATTTATTTCCCTCCGCCCGATCCCCAACAATCTGGTGGTTGCCCTGATCTATGACGGACTCTGCACGTTCGAATTCGGCGTCACGGCCGAGATCTTCGGCCTGCCGCGCCCCGAGATGGGGCCGGACTGGTACCGGTTCCGCACGGCTGCAGTCGAGCCGGGCCCATTACGCGCCCATGGCGGATTGATGGTCAGCACGGATGGCGGGCTGGAGCTGTTAGACGATGCAGGGCTCATCGTCATTCCCGGCTGGAAAGGGGTCAACACCCCTGCCTCACCCGAGCTGGTCGCGGCGCTCATCGCCGCCCATGCGCGGGGGGCGCGGATTGCCACGATCTGCTCGGGCGCCTATATTCTGGCCCAGACAGGGTTGCTCGATGGCCATAGCGCCACCACCCATTGGCGCTATGCCGACGATTTCGCAGCGCGTTTTCCGCAAGTGACCATGCGGGCCGACAATCTCTATACCGATGATGCGCCGCTCTATACCTCGGCGGGGTCGGCTGCAGGGCTGGATCTGGGCCTGCACATCGTGCGGCAGGATTTCGGGCCGGAGGCGGCCAATTCGGTCGCCCGCCGTCTGGTGATCGCCTCGCATCGCGATGGCGGGCAGAACCAGTTCCTGCCCCGCCCCGTGCCGCGCGCGACCGAGGCTGACAAAATCGCCCCCCTTCTCGACCGGCTTCGCCAGAACCTGCATCACACCCCCACGATCGCCGCGCTTGCCAAAAGCTGCGCGATGAGCCAGCGCACCTTCCTGCGCCGGTTCGAGGAAGCCACGGGCACCACCCCGATCCGCTTCCTGATCGAGGAGCGGCTGCAACTGGCCGCTCACCTTCTGGAGCGCCCCGAGGCCGGCATGGAAGAGATCGCCGCGCAATGCGGCTTTGCCTCTAGCGCGCTCCTGCGCCACCATTTCCGCAAACGTTACGGCCTGCCCCCCGCCGCATGGCGGCAGCGTTTCGGGCAGGCACAGGGCAGTTAG
- the glpX gene encoding class II fructose-bisphosphatase: protein MNTPVDFNDRMLSLGLARVSEAAAHASADLIGRGDEKAADQAAVNAMREQLNMLDIQGVVVIGEGERDEAPMLYIGEEVGTGTGPAVDIALDPLEGTTLTALDMPNALTVIAMAPRGTLLHAPDVYMEKLAIGPGYEKDVVTLDMSPAERVNALAKAQGVAPRDITVCILDRERHQDMIKEVRSTGAAIRLITDGDVAGIIHCAEAEATGIDMYMGSGGAPEGVLAASALKCMGGQMWGKLLFRNDDEKGRAAKAGITDLDKIYARDELVTSDVIVAMTGVTNGSIMKGVKRTPDYIETETVLMRSKTGSVRRMLYRNPTTRK from the coding sequence ATGAACACTCCCGTAGATTTCAATGACCGCATGCTCTCGCTGGGCCTGGCCCGCGTATCGGAGGCCGCAGCCCATGCCAGCGCCGATCTGATCGGGCGCGGTGACGAGAAGGCCGCGGATCAGGCGGCCGTGAACGCCATGCGCGAGCAGTTGAACATGCTCGACATTCAGGGCGTGGTCGTGATCGGCGAGGGGGAGCGCGACGAAGCCCCCATGCTCTATATCGGCGAGGAAGTCGGCACCGGCACCGGCCCTGCCGTGGATATCGCGCTCGACCCGCTCGAAGGCACCACGCTGACCGCGCTCGACATGCCCAATGCGCTGACCGTGATCGCCATGGCACCGCGCGGCACGCTGCTGCATGCGCCCGATGTCTATATGGAAAAGCTCGCCATCGGTCCGGGCTACGAGAAAGACGTCGTCACCCTCGATATGTCGCCCGCCGAACGCGTGAACGCGCTCGCCAAGGCCCAAGGTGTGGCACCGCGTGACATCACCGTGTGCATCCTCGACCGCGAGCGCCATCAGGACATGATCAAGGAAGTCCGCTCGACCGGCGCCGCGATCCGCCTGATCACCGATGGCGATGTCGCCGGCATCATCCATTGCGCCGAGGCAGAGGCCACCGGTATCGATATGTATATGGGTTCGGGCGGCGCGCCCGAGGGCGTTCTGGCAGCCTCCGCGCTCAAATGCATGGGCGGCCAGATGTGGGGCAAGCTGCTGTTCCGCAATGATGACGAGAAGGGCCGCGCGGCAAAGGCAGGCATTACCGATCTCGACAAGATCTATGCGCGCGACGAGCTGGTGACCTCGGATGTGATCGTGGCGATGACGGGCGTGACCAATGGCTCGATCATGAAGGGCGTGAAGCGCACCCCCGATTACATCGAGACCGAGACGGTGCTGATGCGCTCGAAAACCGGCTCGGTGCGCCGGATGCTCTATCGCAACCCCACCACCCGCAAGTAA